The Methanothermobacter sp. DNA window GTCATGATATGATGGTCTCCCAGCCCTTCCGAGCATTTGGGAGAACTCGTTAGGGGTTATCCACCTGTTACCCATGAGTAGTGTTTCAAATATTACTTGGGAAGCTGGGAAGTCAACGCCTGCTGATAGTGCGGCTGTTGTGACCACTGCAGCCAATTTTTGGGATGCGAATTTTTTCTCGATTTTTCTTCTTTGTTGATAAGGCAACCCTGCATGGTATGCTTCCGCTTTTATTCCTCTTCTTTGGAGGTAATCTGCGATTAGTCTTGTTTTTCTCCTGGAATTCGTGAAGATTATGCTCTGTCCATGGAATCCTTTTTTTGAAATGTTTTTAAATTCTCTGGTGGTTAGTCTCGTGATGAGATCTCTTTTTTCTTCCTCGTTTCTTAGGAATGTGAGATGCCTCTCTAATGTAACGGGTCTTTTATCATATTCAATTAATTTCAAATTGAATTCTGATGCTATCTCTTCTGGGTTGTCAATGGTGGCTGATAACGCGATAATCTGAGCTTCTGGGAATATTTTCTTTAACCTTGATATCATCCCATTTAATCTTGAACCCCTTTCCTCATCATCTAGTGTGTGTATTTCATCGATGACCACAACACCAAGCTCTTTTAGGATGTTGGATTTGTCAGATCTTAGTATGAAGTCTATGCCCTCATAGGTGCCAACGATTATATCAGCGCCCTTGATATCGGTGTCTGGTATTACAAGCTCTCCTCTAGCCTTCACCCTGTTCATCCCAACTTTTATGGCTGTTTTAAGGCCTATTCTCTCGTATTTGGACTTAAAGTCGCGGTATTTTTGGTTTGCGAGGGCTACAAGGGGTGTTAAAAACATGAACTTTTTACCCTTTAGAGCTTTAGGTATCCCGGCTAGTTCTCCTATTAAGGTTTTTCCACTTGCAGTGGCAGATACTATTAGCAGGTTTTCGCCTTCCAAGAGGCCTTCTTCTATTGCGAGTTTTTGCACGGGTAAAAGTTGTCTGTTGCCATGTCTTTTTAATATGGCTTTGAACTTTTGGGGTATCTGTAGTTCATCCACAGTAATTGGGTTTTTTTCACCTTTTGATGAGGTTATTTTATCGAATAATGTTAGATTGGGGTTCTTTAATGGGTCGAAGCGGGGTTCGAAGACTTTTAAAACTTTTTCCAAGTCTTGTGTTCTTTGGAGGAGTCTTTTAAAGTTTTTGAATGTTGTTTTGTCCATCCTATTATATTTGATTTCTCTTTTTATCATTTCATCAGCACATTGTTTGCATATCCACTGTTTATTATATTTGAATGATGAGGCTGGGGTGATGATTGTAACATATCCTTCGAGAAGGCAATGTTGACATATTCTAGCATAATGGTTTTTAATATTAAGGGATTCTAGAAATTCTTCTATTTCCTTGTCTTTGCTTGGGAGGAATATTAACTGTTTTCTGAGAAGCTTTATAGCCTCCGCTGGGGGTGTTGGTTTTTCCTTTTTACCCTTTTTTATTATGAAGCGTTTTATCCTAGGCCCTTTACTAGTTCGTGTTAGTCGTATATGACCTTGAAATAATGGTCTTCTGCGAGAATTTAAAGCTCCTTTGGCTTTTCCGATGGGTAGTAATTCTATTATCCTTTTTTTCCTATTTAATATTATCATTTTCTCTCTTCTTTTTTTAATAGTTCAATTGCCATTTCTCGTAATTTGAATTTTTGGACTTTGCCACTGGCTGTTAGTGGGAATTCATCCACGAAGAAAACGTGTTTGGGCACTTTGTAACGGGCTATCCTTTCTATTGCATAATCTCTAACATCCTCTTCTTTTATGTCAGCGCCTTCCTCTTTTATGACGAAAGCTCCTACTATCTCACCATATTTTTCATCTGGTATTCCCACTACTTGGACGTCTTTGATCCCTGGCATGGTATGTAGGAATTCCTCGATCTCTCTTGGGTAAATGTTTTCACCACCTCTTATGATCATGTCCTTTATACGTCCAACAATTGAATAATAACCGTCTTCGTCCATGACTGCTAAATCGCCACTGTGAAGCCATCCATCTTCATCTATGACCTCTTTTGTCATCTCTGGCATCTTATAATAACCTTTCATCACATTGTATCCTCTGCAACATATTTCACCTATCTGTCCAGGTCCGAGTTCTTCACCTGTTTCAGGATCCACTATCTTAACCTCTATGTGTGGGAGTGGTTTTCCAACAGTTTCAACCCTTTTTTCTATAGGATCATCCACACTACTCTGAGTAATACCTGGGGATGCTTCTGTAAGCCCATAGACGATGGTAACTTCCTTCATGTGCATGTCATTGATAACACGTTTCATGGCCTCGATGGGACAAGGAGATCCTGCCATGATTCCAGTTCTGAGGGATGAGAGATCGAACATGTCAAACATCGGATGTGTGAATTCTGCTATGAACATTGTGGGGACGCCATATAATGCTGTGCACTTTTCTTTTTCAACTGCAGCCAATACTAATAACGGATCAAACTGTTCTAAGACTACAAGGGTCCCTGCGTGGGTTAAAATTGCGAGCACGCCAAGGACTATCCCAAAACAATGGAATAGCGGCACTGGAAGGCATAATTTATCCTTTTCTGTGAACTTTTGCCTTTCACCGATATAGTAGCCGTTGTTGAGGATGTTACGATGTGTTAGCATTACACCCTTTGGGAATCCTGTTGTACCAGAAGTATATTGCATATTTATAACATCGTCATTGTTAAGGGTGTTTTTCACCTTTTCCAGTTCACTATCTGGGATGTGCTTTCCTAGTAACATCAGTTCATGAATGTTATACATTCCGCGATGCTTCGCAGCCCCAATATAAATGACACTTTTAAGCTTTGGGAACCTTTTACTTTTAAGGTTGCCCCTTTCATGGCTTTTAAGTTCAGGTACGAGTTCGTAAATTGTCCTTATATAATCAACATCACGGAATCCGTCTATGATGGCTATGGCTTTCATATCGGATTGCTTCATCACATATTCTAGTTCATGGCTTTTATAGGCTGTGTTTATTGTGACGAGTACTACTCCTATTTTCGCCGTGGCGAAGAGGAATGTTAACCAATCTGGGACGTTAGTCGCCCAAATACCTAAATGGTCACCCTTTTTGAGTCCGATGGCTAAAAGTCCCTTCGCTAATAGGTTGACTCTTTCATTGAATTCATGATAAGTGAATCTCAGATCCCGGTCAGGGTAGACTATAAATTCTTTATCAGGATATTTCTTTACCTGTTTTTCTAGGAATTCGCCGATTGTATCTTCTGTGAAAACCATAAAATTTATCCCTCCCCCATTCTCTGTTAGAATGGTGTGTAGACTACTGCCAGTATCTTTGCTGGTTTATCGTTTCGTGTATGTAAATGATGTGGTACTATAGAATCGTAGTAGATGCTGTCCCCTTCCTTGAGGTGATATTTTTCTTTACCATATAATATTTCGATTTCTCCTTCAAGCACATATATGAATTCTTCGCCTTCATGGGATGAAAGTTTGAATTTGGCCTTGTGGGGTTCAACTTGGACTATGAATGGTTCCATGTGCCGGTCAACTTTCCCAGCTGCGAGGGAATAAAAATCGAGGTGACTTTCGCTTGTTTCATCCTCCTGCCCAGAAAAGTGTATGACCTTCTCAGCTTTCCCCTCCCTTACAATCACTGGTCCTTCTTCTATTGTATCATCTAATAGCGTCCCTAATCTGATCCCAAGGGACCTTGAAATCTTGATAAGGGGAGCGAGTGATGGTATGATCTCACCTTCTTCTATATCCTTTATAAGATCCTTTTTAACTCCACTATTCTTGGAAAGTTCTTCAAGACTTATCTCCTTGTCCTTTCTAAGCTTTTTTATTTTTTCACCAATGTTGGCCTTGGCCCTCACATAATCACCTGGAAAAGTCTGTCGTAGAAATCGTTTGTATTATATTTTACCAGAGTATCATAAAAAAGATTAGCCCATAAAGTACCCATCATAAAAAAATGGATATAATTAAGACTTCCAATAACCTTCAAACTTATCAATAAAAATAATATATAAATAATCTTATGTAGGGGGGTTTTGATGCGGAAAGAGTACTTTATAATACTCGTAGCAGCCCTTGCAATTCTCGCCATCCTAGCATTCTACACGACCAGCGAGAAACCCTTATCCGATAAAAGAGTCGCCATTATAATATTTGACAGATATAATCCCATAGAATTAAAAGCTGCGGAAAAAATAAGTGGAAATTATACCATCATAGCTGCTAACAGGATAAACAGAGACTATGACATTTACATTGAAGATATGAACCCAAAGGATATAGGCCAATATGATGCTCTAATACTCATCGGTGGAAGCGGAGTATACGACAGAGTAACAGGGAAAATAGATGATCCAAACATGGAGAAAGTCATTGAAATCGTTAAAGAAGCTAACAGGCAAGGTAAAATTATAGGTGCAATTTGCGCAGCCCCTGCAATACTAGCAAAAGCAGGGATACTAAATGGTAAAGAGGCCACCATATACCCTGGCCTCGAATATATATTAACTGAAAGCGGCGCAAAATACGTGAAAAGGGATGTTGTGGTCTCCGGGAATATAATAACTGCAAAAAATCCTAACGTGGCCGATGAATTCGCAAGGACAATAGCTGAAAAACTCGGAAGATAGTGATCTATAATGGCATCCAAAAAGGATGATACTATAGCAGCCACGCTAATGGGATTATGCTGTCTTGGGATTTTGATATTGGTAGTTATCGGGGGCCTTTTGCCCGAATCAGATACTAGGGACAACATCACATTTAACATTGATAAAAGCAATGAAACCACTCAACCTGCTAATAATACAAGTGAACAGCACATATATGAGACGAGCGGTTACTGTTATCATGTAGTGGACGGTGATACAATAGATGTTGAAGGCGTTGGGCGCATACGCTTAGTTGGTGTCAACACCCCAGAACGTGGACAGCCAGGATACCAAGAAGCAAAAGATTTCGTAGAGGAAATGTGCCTAGGTAAAACAGTCCATTTAGACATTGATGATGTTAAAAATCGTGACAAATATGGTCGAATACTCGCCGTAGTTTACGTGGATAATGTGAACTTAAACGCGGAATTGCTCAGAAGAGGATACGCCGAAATAATGTACATACCACCCTCAGAATTCAACCCATACGCATGGGCTTAACAAAAAAATGTTTAATGGCCGCTAAAAAGGCCCCACTTTTAACCTCAAAATGTCATGAGTTTTCAATATATCCTAAGAAAAAGTATATATAATAAAATGTGAAACTCTTATAAGAGGAGAGGTTCTAAAATATGATAAATTTCACGGTTTATCATATTTTAGGAATATACTTCTCAGAATGGGCATCATGCTCACAAAAAAAGTATTAGAGGGGGAAAGATGGATAAAAAGTTTTTACTTTCTATACTTGCTGTGATGGTACTTCTGACTTCTTGTTTTGGATGTATTCAATGGCCGCCCATTACCCAACAGAATAATACTACAAATCCTCCTATAGTTATCCAAAGCGGTGATGGGTCCTCTGGAGACTCACGATCTTCAGGAGCCCAAGAATGTCCGAACTGTGGATATTATCCATGGTACGTGGGTACAAGGTGTCCACAGTGTGGATATGGAGACGATGATGGCCTATTAGTTTGTCCAAACTGCGGATCCTATAGTTACCATGCTAGAG harbors:
- a CDS encoding DEAD/DEAH box helicase, with the translated sequence MIILNRKKRIIELLPIGKAKGALNSRRRPLFQGHIRLTRTSKGPRIKRFIIKKGKKEKPTPPAEAIKLLRKQLIFLPSKDKEIEEFLESLNIKNHYARICQHCLLEGYVTIITPASSFKYNKQWICKQCADEMIKREIKYNRMDKTTFKNFKRLLQRTQDLEKVLKVFEPRFDPLKNPNLTLFDKITSSKGEKNPITVDELQIPQKFKAILKRHGNRQLLPVQKLAIEEGLLEGENLLIVSATASGKTLIGELAGIPKALKGKKFMFLTPLVALANQKYRDFKSKYERIGLKTAIKVGMNRVKARGELVIPDTDIKGADIIVGTYEGIDFILRSDKSNILKELGVVVIDEIHTLDDEERGSRLNGMISRLKKIFPEAQIIALSATIDNPEEIASEFNLKLIEYDKRPVTLERHLTFLRNEEEKRDLITRLTTREFKNISKKGFHGQSIIFTNSRRKTRLIADYLQRRGIKAEAYHAGLPYQQRRKIEKKFASQKLAAVVTTAALSAGVDFPASQVIFETLLMGNRWITPNEFSQMLGRAGRPSYHDRGIVYLLPEVGMSFDGETEESKAIELLETGLDPVNVYYTKEDVMEQLLADISSGAVKNIKDIEEKPTWPISPKKALEILESYGLIIEDNGRLKVTDYGMAVSKSFLKCEEADYIREKLDNTDSLEIALSMEPFENAYLSNRLHNQLTQKLKVKFSNKLFADSTLDIISNGDNIIKLDEKLQEALINIQIDFLSCECKERPFCDCIQAKLSEYIVKMRLRGKDPADISRLLLKKYQIQAYSGDIFNWLDSLLRILESIKRIALASRKHEKVKESSIISEAIETGEKCP
- a CDS encoding AMP-binding protein; translated protein: MVFTEDTIGEFLEKQVKKYPDKEFIVYPDRDLRFTYHEFNERVNLLAKGLLAIGLKKGDHLGIWATNVPDWLTFLFATAKIGVVLVTINTAYKSHELEYVMKQSDMKAIAIIDGFRDVDYIRTIYELVPELKSHERGNLKSKRFPKLKSVIYIGAAKHRGMYNIHELMLLGKHIPDSELEKVKNTLNNDDVINMQYTSGTTGFPKGVMLTHRNILNNGYYIGERQKFTEKDKLCLPVPLFHCFGIVLGVLAILTHAGTLVVLEQFDPLLVLAAVEKEKCTALYGVPTMFIAEFTHPMFDMFDLSSLRTGIMAGSPCPIEAMKRVINDMHMKEVTIVYGLTEASPGITQSSVDDPIEKRVETVGKPLPHIEVKIVDPETGEELGPGQIGEICCRGYNVMKGYYKMPEMTKEVIDEDGWLHSGDLAVMDEDGYYSIVGRIKDMIIRGGENIYPREIEEFLHTMPGIKDVQVVGIPDEKYGEIVGAFVIKEEGADIKEEDVRDYAIERIARYKVPKHVFFVDEFPLTASGKVQKFKLREMAIELLKKEERK
- a CDS encoding cupin domain-containing protein, whose translation is MRAKANIGEKIKKLRKDKEISLEELSKNSGVKKDLIKDIEEGEIIPSLAPLIKISRSLGIRLGTLLDDTIEEGPVIVREGKAEKVIHFSGQEDETSESHLDFYSLAAGKVDRHMEPFIVQVEPHKAKFKLSSHEGEEFIYVLEGEIEILYGKEKYHLKEGDSIYYDSIVPHHLHTRNDKPAKILAVVYTPF
- a CDS encoding DJ-1/PfpI family protein, giving the protein MRKEYFIILVAALAILAILAFYTTSEKPLSDKRVAIIIFDRYNPIELKAAEKISGNYTIIAANRINRDYDIYIEDMNPKDIGQYDALILIGGSGVYDRVTGKIDDPNMEKVIEIVKEANRQGKIIGAICAAPAILAKAGILNGKEATIYPGLEYILTESGAKYVKRDVVVSGNIITAKNPNVADEFARTIAEKLGR
- a CDS encoding thermonuclease family protein, which gives rise to MASKKDDTIAATLMGLCCLGILILVVIGGLLPESDTRDNITFNIDKSNETTQPANNTSEQHIYETSGYCYHVVDGDTIDVEGVGRIRLVGVNTPERGQPGYQEAKDFVEEMCLGKTVHLDIDDVKNRDKYGRILAVVYVDNVNLNAELLRRGYAEIMYIPPSEFNPYAWA